Proteins found in one Desulfosoma sp. genomic segment:
- a CDS encoding MTH938/NDUFAF3 family protein, which produces MIDGYRFGSMEIAGTTYQADLKILRNKVIPHWWRKEGHKVHVEDILDILEAQPLVLVIGRGSPGLMKPSNEVRRVCQEKGIQLIDEPTEEAVRTFNDLVRAGKQVAGAFHLTC; this is translated from the coding sequence ATGATCGACGGGTACCGTTTTGGATCTATGGAGATAGCCGGGACAACGTATCAGGCTGATCTCAAGATTCTTCGCAACAAGGTGATTCCCCACTGGTGGCGTAAAGAAGGCCACAAGGTTCATGTGGAAGACATTCTGGACATTTTGGAAGCGCAACCCTTGGTGCTGGTTATCGGACGTGGCAGCCCAGGTTTGATGAAACCATCCAATGAAGTGCGAAGAGTCTGCCAAGAAAAAGGAATCCAGCTCATCGATGAGCCTACGGAAGAGGCTGTGCGCACCTTTAATGATCTGGTGCGGGCCGGAAAACAGGTGGCCGGTGCGTTTCATCTGACCTGTTGA
- a CDS encoding DNA polymerase III subunit chi, producing MKGRIFFVETLAEDQRRDLCRWVERLFEEGYRVFVLTGSTISAQQLDKLLWSFSKASFVPHRIVTQAEEAIKAIEPVLIGWDLSARGSCNVLVCDETPDLEAAASFDTIVHFVPMDDADKREASRRLWANAKERTWTLRHVPLPSSARTDESNKQRSSPP from the coding sequence ATGAAGGGCCGGATATTTTTTGTGGAAACCTTAGCCGAAGATCAACGTCGAGATCTGTGTCGCTGGGTGGAGCGGCTTTTCGAAGAGGGATATCGTGTATTTGTTCTTACGGGATCTACAATCTCTGCGCAACAATTGGACAAGTTATTGTGGAGTTTTTCCAAGGCCAGTTTCGTTCCTCATCGCATTGTGACCCAAGCCGAGGAGGCCATCAAAGCGATCGAACCTGTCCTGATCGGTTGGGACCTTTCAGCACGCGGTTCCTGCAACGTGCTCGTGTGCGACGAAACCCCGGACCTGGAAGCCGCGGCTTCTTTTGACACGATTGTCCATTTTGTTCCCATGGATGATGCTGACAAACGGGAAGCCAGTCGACGTCTGTGGGCGAATGCCAAAGAACGAACATGGACTCTTCGACATGTGCCGTTGCCGTCCTCGGCACGGACCGACGAGTCAAACAAACAAAGGAGCTCGCCTCCATGA
- a CDS encoding tetratricopeptide repeat protein, whose translation MSLLDYPKRLYYDYGSRLAIFLVRRKLRKKGLDPGAWLVLARLYEVRRDFSTAISTLEQALKVYPGNQVLEMHLKRIKTLAAGATPSHDA comes from the coding sequence ATGAGCCTTTTGGATTATCCCAAGCGGTTGTATTATGATTATGGAAGCCGTCTCGCGATTTTTTTGGTACGACGAAAGCTTCGAAAAAAGGGGCTGGATCCTGGAGCCTGGCTGGTGCTGGCTCGGCTTTATGAAGTACGCCGGGATTTTTCCACCGCGATTTCCACGCTGGAACAAGCCCTTAAGGTTTATCCAGGAAACCAAGTTCTAGAAATGCACTTGAAGCGGATCAAGACTCTGGCGGCGGGCGCCACGCCCTCACACGACGCCTAG
- a CDS encoding glycine zipper 2TM domain-containing protein, whose product MKGLSCGLAAIFLVMSTFACVPGPTTQQHLESATWLGVVGAGVGALIDNKNPWRGAVVGAAIGSLAGYGIAEVSQRAAEEAARRRQTVTYHNPNTNEWVQADPVSYQGQTATVRTRTYQGQHMTNERYMTVPAY is encoded by the coding sequence ATGAAAGGTTTAAGTTGTGGCTTGGCGGCCATTTTTTTGGTCATGTCAACCTTCGCATGTGTTCCCGGCCCTACAACCCAGCAGCATTTGGAATCGGCCACCTGGCTGGGCGTGGTGGGGGCCGGCGTCGGAGCCCTTATCGACAACAAAAACCCATGGCGCGGAGCTGTCGTTGGAGCCGCCATAGGATCCTTGGCTGGTTACGGGATTGCCGAGGTGTCTCAACGGGCGGCGGAAGAAGCGGCTAGGCGCCGTCAGACCGTAACCTACCATAATCCCAATACCAACGAATGGGTTCAGGCCGATCCCGTTAGTTATCAGGGACAAACGGCCACGGTGCGCACACGCACGTATCAGGGGCAGCACATGACCAATGAACGTTACATGACCGTTCCGGCCTACTGA
- a CDS encoding ABC-F family ATP-binding cassette domain-containing protein yields the protein MISVQSVSKFLGNKELFRQVSFHVHPGDRIGVVGSNGAGKTSLFRIILGDMEPDDGVVTRTKNLSLGYLPQQWCPPEDLSVLAHTQAVRRELSQWRREMEELEAALAQAENMTTAQRLAERHAALQARLEHLGSYDLEARAQKVLMGLGFTQDDFDRPVASLSGGWAMRVELARLLVAEPDVLLLDEPTNHLDLESILWLETYLQETRSAVLVISHDRSFLNRVVQRILELENGRVETYQGNFDRYMEEKALRRRILEAAKENQDARIRHIENFIARNRVRKDRARQVQSRLKMLEKIERLEVPGVQETVHFQFPEPERCGRRVLEVVGLRKTFGDMVVFDGVDLVVERGDRIALLGPNGAGKSTLLKILAGKESILEGEVRRGHNVKIGYYAQHLWEELNLHKTVLDEVLSVSGDMPHTHVRTLLGAFLFRGDDVEKKVGVLSGGEKARLSLCKLLVQAPNVLLLDEPTNHLDIPGREMLEKALKAYSGTVCFVSHDRHFINALAQKIVLVSRHRLELLPGNADDYERLWKQTLQQEVPSPSPALMELQDGMRPKTDAKERKRREAERRNALYRLKKPLQDHLEALEKQLDHLHQERESLSAVLANSDTYTGARDVAALQRRYRECQEKIEQVTAQWEETALELESIEERFEGEDFKVMEKLSRNRAHSRERQSR from the coding sequence TTGATCTCCGTTCAAAGTGTTAGTAAGTTTCTCGGGAACAAAGAACTATTTCGTCAAGTCTCCTTTCATGTGCATCCCGGCGACCGTATTGGGGTCGTCGGGTCCAACGGAGCCGGCAAAACCTCGCTTTTTCGCATCATCCTGGGGGACATGGAACCCGATGATGGCGTGGTGACCCGCACCAAAAATCTTTCTTTAGGTTACCTTCCGCAACAGTGGTGTCCTCCGGAAGACCTAAGCGTCCTAGCGCATACCCAAGCCGTTCGCCGCGAACTGTCGCAATGGCGCCGTGAAATGGAAGAACTTGAAGCGGCTTTAGCCCAGGCCGAGAACATGACGACGGCCCAACGACTCGCCGAACGTCATGCGGCTCTGCAGGCTCGACTGGAGCATCTGGGTTCCTACGATCTGGAGGCTCGTGCCCAAAAGGTTCTCATGGGACTGGGTTTCACCCAGGATGATTTTGATAGGCCTGTCGCGTCCCTGAGCGGCGGATGGGCCATGCGTGTGGAACTGGCGCGGTTGCTCGTCGCGGAACCGGATGTTCTTCTTCTGGATGAGCCTACCAATCATTTGGATCTGGAATCCATTCTATGGCTTGAGACATATCTTCAGGAGACCCGTTCCGCTGTTTTGGTGATTTCCCATGATCGATCCTTTTTGAACCGGGTGGTTCAAAGAATATTGGAATTGGAAAACGGCCGTGTGGAGACCTATCAAGGAAATTTTGACCGATACATGGAAGAAAAGGCTCTAAGGCGTCGTATCCTTGAAGCGGCCAAAGAAAACCAGGATGCCCGCATACGCCATATTGAAAATTTTATCGCTCGAAACCGAGTGCGTAAGGATCGAGCCCGTCAGGTGCAAAGTCGCCTCAAGATGCTGGAGAAAATCGAGCGCCTTGAAGTCCCTGGAGTCCAGGAAACAGTGCACTTTCAGTTTCCTGAACCTGAACGGTGTGGCCGACGCGTTTTGGAAGTCGTGGGTCTGCGCAAGACCTTTGGGGACATGGTCGTCTTTGACGGAGTGGACCTGGTGGTGGAGCGTGGTGATCGCATCGCTCTGCTGGGACCAAACGGAGCGGGTAAGAGCACCTTGTTGAAGATTCTTGCGGGAAAAGAGTCTATCTTGGAAGGAGAGGTGCGACGCGGACACAATGTCAAGATCGGCTACTACGCCCAGCATCTCTGGGAGGAACTGAACCTCCACAAGACCGTCCTCGACGAAGTCCTTTCGGTTTCCGGCGATATGCCGCACACGCACGTAAGAACTTTGTTGGGGGCCTTCCTCTTTAGGGGAGATGATGTGGAAAAAAAGGTCGGAGTGCTGAGCGGTGGAGAAAAGGCGCGTCTGAGCTTATGCAAGCTCCTGGTACAAGCGCCGAACGTGTTGCTGCTCGACGAACCGACGAACCATTTGGATATTCCGGGGCGGGAAATGTTGGAAAAGGCTCTCAAAGCTTATTCAGGCACGGTGTGCTTTGTGAGCCATGACCGGCATTTCATCAATGCCTTGGCGCAAAAAATTGTATTGGTGAGCCGTCACCGGCTGGAGCTTTTGCCGGGTAATGCGGATGATTACGAACGGTTATGGAAGCAAACGTTACAACAGGAAGTTCCTTCGCCGTCCCCGGCTCTGATGGAGCTTCAAGACGGCATGCGGCCTAAAACTGATGCAAAAGAGCGAAAAAGGCGGGAGGCGGAACGGCGTAATGCTTTATACCGACTTAAGAAACCTCTTCAGGATCATTTGGAGGCTTTGGAAAAACAATTGGATCATCTGCACCAGGAACGGGAGAGTTTAAGCGCCGTTTTGGCGAATTCCGACACTTACACAGGCGCAAGAGACGTGGCGGCTTTGCAGCGGCGGTACCGAGAGTGTCAGGAAAAAATCGAACAGGTGACGGCGCAATGGGAGGAAACGGCTTTGGAACTGGAGTCCATAGAGGAGAGGTTTGAAGGGGAAGATTTCAAGGTTATGGAAAAGTTATCCCGGAACCGGGCGCATTCTCGGGAGCGTCAATCCCGGTAA
- a CDS encoding OmpA family protein, with translation MEGKKKWMVLVAVLVLGGFLCGSVHAQTKLIPKIDNFILFPDQSGSMYMTHAKLGKVKMALAKEVMLKMNDEIPELGYKGSLYLFAPWQKIAEPAVYKRNAFGEAIAKIKPDQDIFGRLTPMGPGISSLDTVLSGFSGKTGVIMVSDGGANQGLDPVAAAQAIRNKYPQVCFHVISFADEPKGADILKKISGLGGCGVHAEGATLLADAAALKQFVKDVFYTTAAMEAKKEDVIILRGINFDFDKADIKPEWKPVLDEGAAVLAKNPDIKIIIEGHTCAIGTDAYNQKLSERRAQSVFNYFVSKGISASRMKTVGYGESKPKADNATEEGRRINRRVEIKVVK, from the coding sequence ATGGAGGGCAAGAAAAAGTGGATGGTCTTGGTGGCGGTATTGGTTCTGGGTGGGTTTCTGTGCGGATCCGTGCACGCCCAAACGAAGCTCATTCCCAAAATCGACAATTTTATTCTTTTTCCAGATCAATCAGGGTCCATGTACATGACCCATGCCAAGCTTGGCAAGGTGAAAATGGCTCTGGCCAAAGAAGTCATGCTCAAGATGAACGACGAGATTCCTGAGCTGGGTTACAAGGGTTCTCTTTACCTTTTTGCACCTTGGCAAAAAATCGCTGAGCCGGCTGTCTATAAGAGGAACGCTTTCGGAGAGGCCATCGCTAAGATCAAGCCTGATCAGGACATCTTCGGGCGTCTGACTCCCATGGGCCCGGGCATTAGTTCTTTGGATACCGTGCTTTCCGGGTTCAGCGGTAAGACGGGCGTGATTATGGTTTCGGATGGTGGGGCGAATCAGGGCCTCGATCCCGTGGCAGCGGCCCAGGCCATTCGCAACAAATACCCTCAGGTGTGCTTTCATGTAATCAGTTTCGCGGATGAACCCAAGGGTGCTGATATTCTCAAAAAGATCAGCGGCCTCGGTGGCTGTGGTGTGCATGCCGAAGGAGCCACGCTGTTGGCCGATGCAGCGGCCCTGAAACAGTTCGTCAAGGACGTCTTCTACACGACCGCCGCCATGGAAGCGAAAAAAGAGGATGTCATTATTTTGCGCGGTATCAATTTTGATTTCGACAAAGCCGACATCAAGCCGGAATGGAAGCCGGTGCTTGACGAAGGTGCCGCCGTGCTTGCCAAGAATCCCGATATCAAGATCATCATCGAAGGGCATACCTGCGCCATCGGCACCGACGCTTACAACCAGAAGCTTTCAGAACGGCGGGCTCAGTCGGTTTTCAACTACTTTGTCTCCAAGGGAATCAGTGCCTCTCGTATGAAGACCGTAGGTTACGGTGAGTCCAAACCAAAAGCGGATAACGCCACGGAAGAGGGCCGCCGCATCAATCGCCGTGTGGAAATCAAAGTAGTGAAATAA
- a CDS encoding RiPP maturation radical SAM C-methyltransferase, protein MRVVLVSMPWALADRPSIQLGTLKAFLLTRFPQKLQVMTAHPYLSVARVLGRFLYQRIAERSWLGEAVYGALLFPERFESCEKLFYKEWRRFETGSVPNFPQIVSKIDEFHKTMPLWTHLEQGDLVGFSVCFAQLTASLFLARTLKQRSPSGRIVFGGSLVSGPMGKSIMELFPWVDFVINGEGEKPLNRLVSRLLERHGTRGNDENTWGPGIFYRRERNQIAGEGLDQISHLDTLPLPDYSDFFQEAALHEERTAIFALPVESSRGCWWHLAREGTPTRKACRFCNLNLQWRGYRSKKPERVSLELKTLAEKHRSLRFVFVDNTLNPARLLKMAQEIQGTGKDFDLFGEVRLPLSRVHVRALRLAGFQRIQAGIEALSDSLLNRLGKGTRVIDNVAWMRHCEEFGIENRSNLLMEFPGSTQGEVQETLKVLHQVGVFRPLKGVRFWLGEGSPAAMDAAAYGLRAVKNHPHYAAIFPETVFKRARFLIKTYRGDRAYQRILWAPVRKFLQRWQREDKTFREYTDGKTPRLGYCDGGTFLLLRRRDLYGQVLETFRLVGPSRDIYLSCLDPIALEDLHRKHPRFSRKALEGFLRDMVDKGLAFESQGWFLSLAVHEGVQKFLKSP, encoded by the coding sequence ATGCGGGTCGTTTTGGTGTCCATGCCTTGGGCCTTGGCCGATCGCCCATCCATTCAACTTGGAACCCTGAAAGCTTTTCTCTTAACCCGTTTTCCTCAAAAGCTTCAAGTGATGACGGCCCACCCTTACCTGTCTGTGGCAAGGGTTCTGGGCCGTTTCCTTTACCAAAGAATCGCGGAACGTAGCTGGCTTGGAGAAGCCGTCTATGGAGCTTTGCTTTTTCCAGAACGCTTTGAAAGCTGTGAAAAGCTTTTTTATAAAGAATGGCGCCGCTTTGAAACCGGCTCGGTTCCCAACTTTCCACAGATTGTCTCCAAAATAGATGAATTTCATAAAACCATGCCCCTCTGGACCCATTTGGAACAAGGGGATTTGGTAGGGTTTTCCGTCTGTTTCGCACAACTTACCGCCTCGCTATTTTTGGCTCGAACCCTTAAGCAACGGTCCCCTTCCGGTCGCATAGTTTTCGGAGGCAGCCTGGTGAGCGGCCCCATGGGAAAATCGATCATGGAACTTTTTCCGTGGGTGGATTTTGTCATCAATGGAGAAGGGGAAAAACCTTTGAATCGCCTCGTGTCGCGCCTTTTGGAAAGGCACGGGACGAGAGGGAACGATGAAAATACTTGGGGCCCGGGAATCTTTTATCGTCGTGAGCGAAACCAAATTGCCGGGGAAGGATTGGACCAGATTTCCCATCTCGATACCTTGCCTCTTCCCGACTACAGCGACTTTTTTCAAGAAGCCGCCTTGCATGAGGAGCGGACAGCCATATTTGCTTTGCCTGTGGAATCCAGCCGGGGATGCTGGTGGCACCTGGCTCGGGAAGGCACACCGACCCGAAAGGCCTGCCGCTTCTGTAACCTCAATCTGCAGTGGCGCGGCTATCGATCCAAAAAACCCGAACGGGTAAGCTTGGAATTGAAAACTTTGGCTGAAAAACACCGAAGCTTGCGTTTCGTTTTCGTCGACAACACCCTGAATCCTGCCAGGCTTTTAAAGATGGCCCAAGAGATTCAGGGCACAGGAAAGGATTTCGATCTTTTCGGGGAAGTGCGCTTACCTTTGAGCCGTGTACATGTGCGGGCCTTGAGACTGGCAGGGTTTCAAAGAATTCAGGCCGGTATCGAGGCGCTCAGTGACAGCCTTTTGAATCGCCTGGGCAAAGGCACCCGTGTCATCGACAATGTAGCCTGGATGCGCCATTGTGAAGAGTTCGGCATTGAAAATCGATCCAACCTACTGATGGAATTTCCTGGTTCCACACAGGGGGAAGTGCAGGAAACTTTGAAGGTGCTGCACCAGGTTGGTGTGTTTCGTCCATTAAAGGGCGTGCGGTTTTGGTTGGGAGAAGGAAGCCCTGCGGCCATGGATGCAGCGGCTTACGGGCTTCGAGCCGTCAAAAACCATCCGCACTATGCCGCCATCTTTCCAGAGACGGTTTTCAAACGAGCCCGTTTTTTGATCAAGACCTACCGAGGCGATCGAGCTTACCAACGAATCCTATGGGCGCCGGTCCGGAAGTTTCTTCAAAGATGGCAGCGAGAGGACAAGACCTTTCGCGAGTATACGGACGGGAAAACCCCGAGGCTGGGTTACTGTGACGGAGGAACCTTTCTTCTGCTTCGTAGACGGGATCTTTACGGGCAGGTTCTTGAAACCTTTCGCCTCGTTGGCCCCTCGCGGGACATCTATCTCAGCTGTTTGGATCCCATCGCGTTGGAAGACTTGCATAGAAAACACCCTCGGTTTTCCAGAAAGGCTCTCGAGGGCTTTCTAAGGGATATGGTCGACAAGGGTCTTGCCTTTGAATCCCAAGGGTGGTTCTTGAGCCTTGCGGTCCACGAGGGAGTCCAAAAGTTCCTCAAGAGTCCATAA
- a CDS encoding tRNA 4-thiouridine(8) synthase ThiI, whose amino-acid sequence MQTMTCKGKGIGLLSGGLDGILAVKVLQEQPLDLVAVTFTTPFFGPEGGLQAGRLAGIPTRVVDLGEVFLRMLKNPPHGYGRHMNPCIDCHGLMLREAAKIMIEEGADFLFTGEVVGQRPMSQRRAALKIVEKMSGVPGRILRPLSAKLLEPTIVEREGLVDREKLLDIHGRGRKRQMELAEFYGIREIPQPGGGCMLTKEGFARKLKELFAIMPHAETIHVERLKWGRHFRLGSSCVLAVGRSKHENERLSAMAGPDDVLLRVPSHPGPTALLFGTAPRRAHVQAAAMIVAAYSDVAQGERVEVLWIQGNTQGWIHVKNVGRTPWLHCLL is encoded by the coding sequence ATGCAAACGATGACATGCAAAGGAAAAGGCATTGGGTTGTTGTCCGGAGGTCTGGACGGCATTTTGGCGGTCAAAGTGCTTCAGGAACAGCCCCTGGATCTGGTGGCTGTCACTTTTACCACGCCTTTTTTCGGCCCGGAAGGCGGCTTACAGGCAGGGCGCCTGGCAGGCATTCCCACGCGAGTGGTTGATCTTGGCGAAGTGTTTCTCAGGATGCTTAAAAATCCTCCTCACGGTTACGGACGGCACATGAATCCTTGCATAGACTGCCACGGGTTGATGCTGCGTGAAGCTGCCAAAATCATGATCGAGGAAGGCGCGGATTTTCTTTTTACGGGAGAAGTGGTTGGGCAACGCCCCATGAGCCAACGGCGGGCTGCTTTAAAAATTGTTGAAAAGATGTCCGGAGTCCCAGGCCGAATTCTCAGACCTCTAAGCGCCAAGCTCCTGGAACCTACGATTGTGGAACGTGAAGGATTAGTGGATCGAGAAAAACTTTTGGATATCCATGGACGGGGTCGAAAGCGGCAAATGGAGCTGGCCGAATTCTATGGTATTCGCGAGATTCCTCAGCCGGGGGGAGGCTGCATGCTCACCAAAGAGGGTTTCGCGAGAAAGCTCAAAGAGCTTTTTGCCATCATGCCCCATGCGGAAACTATCCATGTGGAAAGACTCAAATGGGGACGTCATTTTCGTCTGGGCAGCTCGTGCGTGTTGGCCGTAGGAAGATCAAAACACGAAAATGAACGTCTCTCGGCCATGGCCGGCCCGGACGATGTCCTTCTTAGAGTGCCTTCCCATCCTGGCCCCACAGCCCTTCTTTTTGGAACAGCTCCACGGCGGGCTCATGTTCAAGCGGCGGCCATGATCGTGGCGGCTTACAGTGATGTGGCACAGGGTGAAAGGGTGGAAGTGCTCTGGATTCAAGGGAACACGCAAGGATGGATTCATGTCAAGAATGTGGGAAGAACCCCTTGGCTTCACTGTCTTCTATGA
- the larE gene encoding ATP-dependent sacrificial sulfur transferase LarE, with the protein MSEKGIVWNQMDFEKMARLEAVTASWKTVAVAYSGGVDSTLLSWLCARVLGKSVHLYLVQSPFLSARELTSAQAVAWKLHLPLKILPLDLLALKTVRENDSNRCYHCKAAIMEAVFHARLHGAVVVDGSHVDDAQEDRPGRKALLEKGVASPFALAEWTKKDIRRFARNAGLSNWNKPSQSCLATRVPFGTSLQVDTLKRIEAAEDILYQVGCVQVRVRWRGLEARIQVGRDDMNILREPKVYGHVSQHMRQLGFARVVLDSTPLSSD; encoded by the coding sequence TTGAGCGAAAAAGGGATCGTGTGGAATCAGATGGACTTCGAAAAAATGGCGCGCCTTGAAGCGGTGACGGCGTCGTGGAAAACCGTGGCGGTGGCCTATTCGGGAGGTGTGGATAGCACTCTGCTGTCCTGGCTTTGTGCCCGCGTTCTCGGAAAATCGGTTCATCTGTACTTGGTCCAAAGCCCGTTTCTTTCGGCTCGAGAACTCACCTCAGCTCAAGCGGTCGCCTGGAAGCTGCATCTACCCCTCAAAATCTTGCCTTTGGACCTCTTGGCATTGAAAACGGTTCGAGAAAACGACTCCAATCGATGCTACCATTGTAAAGCCGCAATCATGGAAGCTGTTTTTCATGCACGCCTCCATGGAGCGGTTGTGGTGGACGGATCCCACGTAGACGATGCGCAGGAAGATCGTCCTGGACGAAAAGCCCTTTTGGAGAAGGGTGTTGCCAGTCCTTTTGCCTTGGCGGAATGGACCAAGAAAGACATTCGTCGCTTCGCGCGGAACGCAGGGCTTTCCAATTGGAACAAGCCATCCCAGTCCTGCTTGGCGACACGGGTTCCTTTTGGGACATCGCTGCAGGTGGACACTTTGAAAAGGATTGAAGCTGCCGAGGACATTCTTTATCAGGTGGGGTGTGTGCAGGTGCGGGTTCGATGGCGCGGCCTAGAGGCTCGAATACAGGTTGGACGGGACGATATGAACATTTTGCGTGAACCCAAAGTCTACGGGCATGTATCGCAACACATGAGGCAGCTGGGCTTTGCTCGAGTTGTTCTGGATTCCACGCCTCTTTCCTCGGACTGA
- a CDS encoding homocysteine biosynthesis protein, with protein MATFSRTYEEINERIRKGSVVVLTAEEMTRLVKRVGPEKAAKEVDVVTTGTFAPMCSSGVFINFGHTQPPIKAAKVWVNDVPAYAGLAAVDIYLGATEPAFDDPLNKVHPGTFEYGGGHVIHDLVSGKPVRIRAEAYGTDCYPNRHVEMTVTLQDLPYAVLCNPRNAYQNYNCAVNLSKKTIYTYMGPLKPRLGNANYSTSGELSPLLNDPHYRTLGLGTRIFLGGGEGYIVWHGSQHRPEAPRLPNGVPRMPSGTLMVLGDLKDMSPRWLMGVSIQGYGCSLAVGIGIPIPILDVEMAAYTGVSDAEIVTQVKDYSFTQAEPLAEVNYEELRSGHIRIGDKEVPTVPLSSVVRAREIAEILKKWIQEGRFELGVPQRLLPNPFRR; from the coding sequence ATGGCGACATTTTCCAGGACTTATGAGGAGATCAACGAGCGCATTCGTAAAGGCAGTGTGGTGGTTTTGACGGCGGAAGAAATGACCCGATTGGTCAAGAGAGTGGGTCCGGAAAAGGCTGCCAAAGAAGTGGATGTGGTCACCACGGGCACCTTTGCGCCCATGTGTTCTTCGGGAGTTTTTATCAACTTCGGCCATACTCAACCCCCTATCAAGGCGGCTAAGGTATGGGTCAACGATGTTCCCGCCTATGCGGGGCTGGCTGCTGTAGACATCTATTTGGGCGCGACGGAGCCTGCATTTGATGATCCTCTCAACAAGGTGCATCCGGGAACTTTTGAATATGGAGGAGGTCATGTCATTCATGACCTGGTAAGCGGAAAACCCGTGCGGATTCGCGCCGAAGCTTACGGAACGGACTGTTATCCGAACCGTCACGTGGAAATGACCGTCACACTCCAGGATTTGCCCTATGCCGTCCTGTGCAACCCTCGAAACGCCTACCAAAACTACAACTGCGCCGTGAATCTTTCCAAAAAAACCATCTACACCTACATGGGACCCCTCAAACCTCGCCTCGGCAACGCCAACTATTCCACTTCGGGTGAACTAAGTCCCTTGTTAAATGATCCGCATTATCGCACCTTAGGGCTGGGAACACGCATCTTTCTCGGAGGTGGCGAGGGATACATAGTCTGGCATGGCTCTCAGCACAGGCCAGAAGCGCCGAGATTGCCCAACGGGGTTCCTCGAATGCCTTCGGGGACCTTGATGGTGTTGGGGGACTTAAAGGACATGAGCCCTCGATGGCTTATGGGGGTGAGTATTCAGGGATATGGTTGTTCTTTGGCGGTGGGTATCGGGATTCCCATACCGATTTTAGATGTGGAAATGGCCGCCTACACGGGAGTCTCTGATGCGGAGATTGTCACGCAGGTGAAAGACTACAGCTTCACACAGGCGGAACCCTTGGCGGAAGTCAATTACGAAGAACTACGCTCGGGTCATATTCGTATCGGGGACAAAGAAGTACCTACCGTACCGCTTTCGAGTGTGGTGCGGGCTCGAGAAATTGCGGAAATTCTCAAGAAATGGATCCAAGAGGGGCGGTTTGAACTAGGAGTGCCTCAGCGGCTCCTGCCCAATCCGTTCAGGCGCTGA
- a CDS encoding thioesterase family protein has product MFELPQDAPQNCLEIPITIRFGDTDPYGVVYFASYFRYCHHGIEELMRHVGCLPEKYFRDTERGFGLPIVGAACDFFRPAKYGDALRLRVGVFRMSLRSITFAFYFFLQDRSDVVGRGHASMVAIDRTWRSCHLPEELREALEPYRFFKA; this is encoded by the coding sequence ATGTTTGAGCTTCCCCAAGATGCTCCGCAAAATTGCTTGGAAATTCCCATTACCATTCGGTTTGGAGACACGGACCCCTACGGAGTGGTTTACTTTGCATCATACTTTCGTTATTGCCACCATGGTATTGAAGAGCTCATGCGTCACGTGGGTTGTCTTCCCGAAAAGTATTTTCGAGATACCGAGCGCGGGTTCGGCCTACCGATCGTGGGGGCTGCGTGCGACTTTTTTCGGCCGGCCAAATATGGCGATGCCTTACGCCTTCGAGTAGGGGTCTTCAGGATGAGTCTTCGATCCATTACCTTCGCCTTTTATTTCTTTTTGCAAGATCGTTCGGACGTTGTGGGGCGCGGCCACGCCTCCATGGTTGCTATTGACAGAACGTGGCGATCCTGCCACCTTCCGGAGGAACTGAGAGAGGCACTGGAGCCCTACAGGTTTTTTAAGGCGTAG